A DNA window from Fragaria vesca subsp. vesca linkage group LG3, FraVesHawaii_1.0, whole genome shotgun sequence contains the following coding sequences:
- the LOC101310294 gene encoding uncharacterized protein LOC101310294, translating into MEDSNKSKTGDSISCAGSNKPKKPDVHKNGYSKDVMPGSELWTEGLICAFEFIRGRKKSIGLKSGSTIPSRQHTDGGDHEKLRVPSKGVQESSFPIHDRNKSISGDYKYSPTHDGERVTDHWVPIGWVRISEIVQNVQADAGWDPQQFGIDDEDFTVADLAAPYWERPVGPVWWCHVSASHPAVEDWLRNAQWLHPAVSLALRDESRLISDKMKHLLYEVPVRVSGGLLFELLGQSVGNPFVDEDDIPVVLRSWQAQNFLVTALHVKGRVSNINVLGITEVQELLSTGGYNVPKTVHEVIAHLTSRLTRWDDRLFRKSIFGAADEIELKFMNRRNHEDLNLFSIILNQEIRKLSRQVIRVKWSLHAREEILFELLEHLRGNITRTLLEKIRKSTREMIEEQEAVRGRLFTIQDVMQSTVRAWLQDRSLRVTHNLAVFGGCGLVLSIITGLFGINVDGMPGANNTPYAFGLFTGILFFIGIVLILLGLLYLGLKEPIAEEQVEVRKLELQELVQMFQHEAETHALVRKNVSRNNLPPTLGDAFRGNANYILIE; encoded by the exons ATGGAAGACAGCAACAAGAGTAAAACAGGTGACAGCATTTCTTGTGCCGGTAGCAATAAGCCGAAGAAACCAGATGTCCATAAGAACGGTTATAGTAAAGATGTCATGCCTGGGAGTGAACTTTGGACTGAGGGGCTTATCTGTGCTTTTGAGTTCATTCGGGGTCGAAAGAAATCAATTGGTTTGAAATCTGGCTCAACAATCCCAAGCAGACAACATACAGATGGTGGTGACCATGAGAAGCTGCGGGTTCCTTCTAAAGGAGTTCAAGAGTCTTCTTTCCCAATACATGACAGGAACAAGTCCATAAGTGGTGATTACAAATACAGCCCGACTCATGATGGTGAAAGAGTAACTGATCACTGGGTGCCAATTGGGTGGGTTAGAATTTCAGAAATCGTCCAAAATGTGCAAGCTGATGCCGGTTGGGATCCTCAACAGTTTGGGATTGATGATGAAGATTTCACTGTTGCAGACTTAGCAGCTCCATATTGGGAGCGTCCAGTAGGGCCTGTCTGGTGGTGCCATGTCTCTGCAAGTCATCCTGCGGTTGAAGATTGGCTCCGTAATGCCCAGTGGCTACATCCCGCTGTCAGTTTAGCTTTAAGAGATGAAAGTCGACTGATTAGTGATAAAATGAAACACCTATTATATGAG GTCCCAGTTAGAGTTTCTGGGGGGTTGTTATTTGAACTCTTGGGACAGTCAGTTGGTAATCCATTTGTTGATGAGGATGATATACCCGTTGTACTTCGTTCCTGGCAAGCACAAAACTTCCTTGTAACTGCTTTGCATGTGAAAGGGCGTGTATCAAATATAAATGTGTTGGGCATCACAGAAGTTCAG GAACTTCTTTCCACTGGAGGCTATAATGTACCAAAAACAGTGCATGAAGTCATAGCACATCTAACTAGCCGCCTTACTCGATGGGATGATAG GCTGTTCCGCAAATCCATATTTGGTGCCGCAGATGAGATTGAATTGAAGTTTATGAACAG GAGAAACCATGAAGATTTGAATCTATTCAGCATAATTCTCAACCAAGAAATCAGAAAGTTATCGAGACAG GTCATCAGAGTAAAGTGGTCACTTCATGCAAGAGAGGAGATTTTGTTTGAGCTTCTTGAACATTTGAGAGGAAATATTACAAGAACCTTATTAGAGAAAATAAGAAAGAGCACAAGAGAAATGATTGAGGAGCAAGAAGCAGTTCGTGGCCGCTTATTTACAATTCAGGATGTGATGCAGAGCACTGTTCGTGCATGGTTGCAG GACAGAAGCCTAAGAGTGACACATAATCTTGCTGTTTTTGGTGGTTGTGGCCTTGTGCTTTCCATCATCACCGGGCTTTTTGGAATCAATGTTGATGGAATGCCTGGAGCAAACAATACACCATATGCATTTGGCCTATTTACAGGCATACTCTTTTTTATTGGAATCGTGCTAATTCTACTTGGGTTGCTTTACCTTGGGTTGAAAGAGCCTATTGCCGAAGAGCAAGTCGAAGTTAGAAAATTAGAGCTTCAAGAGTTGGTTCAGATGTTTCAACACGAGGCAGAAACTCATGCCCTGGTTCGTAAAAATGTGTCTCGGAATAATTTACCGCCAACATTGGGAGATGCATTCAGAGGTAACGCAAATTATATCCTCATCGAGTAG